In Argiope bruennichi chromosome X1, qqArgBrue1.1, whole genome shotgun sequence, the genomic stretch CATTACTTCATTGTGACCTGAAATATCGCGCATTCTGTAACACAAACCCTTTCCTGCTGATAATGAGATACGTAATTCctagaaaagattaaataatttgcCGATTGAGTACCTGAGGGGGAACTTCTGCAATATCCAGAAGTTCCCTCCCTGTTCAAATTCTACTCATTTGCGGTCGTAACTTCAGAGTCGATGCGATTGACTTAACTAAGGATTCCTTTACAAAATTCTCGATATGATGGATCGACCAAAAATGGCCGTGTGTGCGACTGAAGAGCGTCGGTCTATCTGTATAATTATTGCTTAAAGAGCTCCCGCTCTCAGCTATGTATTGCGTAAGAAATGATCAGCTTCGGCCGAAGCAGTAGTACTAAATGTTACTGATGTCTTAGATTGAAGATCGAGTGGCttcaagttctttaaaaaaagaaaagagaaaaaagaaagaaagaaaagaaaaaaaaaaaaggaaaaaagaccTGAAATTGTTTCTGGGGGATTCAACTTCACAAGCCACAACTCTTATCTATACTGATATTATGGAATTAATGCCATGCctcatttaaaatgtatactattttgcttaCCTTCATGCCTTTGCCACCTGTCTGAAAATGTTATTAAGAATGaagcattaaatatttgttgtgaAGAAATTTTAACTGCTATTGACTTATCATTTAACGATTGATTATAAAGTCtcgtaaattcttttttttcttttatcataacaaataaatatagtgTTAACATATAATATCTCATTGCAACGTTTGGTTTCTGAATCATCAAGGCCTCAGTATGCCCTTCATCTTAAATCATATTCTTAGGGTAAATACTTTATCACATCGTTATTAAATGAttgtacagaattaaaaaaaaatccctttatgaATTTTAGGATGCATAAAAATCTGCTTTTCAATATTTGATGTACCCATTCAGTAAATGGATGTATCAAACCCATTTTTTGAATGGGTACATCACTGATTCTCCCGAAGAAGAAAAATCGTATTTCAAAACACATTATAATCAAagcaaatatgtttttcgaaataattatagaaaatttctatACATCCGATTTTtgtgactaaaaaaaaatgtattcattatataaaaaaatttacgaaaaatatAACTTGTATTTAACATTAATctgagaattatttatttatgaattaaatttaaaaaatgcaaataaaagaacaaaaatcaaataataagttCAAGTAATTTGATAAAAGATCAAAtgatgatttgaaaagtttcgaACAATATGATGAATGCAATAAATGATTTATGTCTCTCAGAATAATTActcttttaaaacaaatgtgcatttttttttctaggtatTTAAGGACTCTAAACATGGAAGGAAATCGAACGTCTGATCCAACTATGCATTCAGTTAAAAAATCTCGACAACTCTAAATATGGCATCCAGCAGTGCTCGAGTTACTTGATAGCTGAACTTCAtcttataaacagaataaaagtaGGCAGGCACAACCATGGCGTGCCCAAAACCGacgatggaattttattttaatgagagtCGAGGTGTGGAATCCACAACTGATACAAGTGACACTTTCTCAGTGTCATCCACTTCGAAAGCTCATTTGGACCTCAGAGGTTCTCTGTACAAACCTAAATTGGATCCTCTGTCACCCTATGGAGGACTCGCTGGTCGAGCATCTCCTGGCCATGACTTAGGATACCATACACTCTTGACAAGGGACAGTGTGACACCCACACCTACTCATACTCCAACTGCATCTCGTAGGACGTTTGACATGCTCAGTTGTTCATCTTCGTCGTTCAGATGGAGTGATGTTCCTTCCTCTATGTGCAACACGTCACCATATCCGAGATCTTCCGATATGATGACTCCCCCACCTCGCAATCAAACAGTTTCTTCCGTTGCATCTTCAAACTCTAATTCAAGGTGAGTGACAATGTAATTTAACAAAACTTTCAGAGAGGAATTCATGATTTGCATCCTCATTATTAAGCCTCtcattatttaagtcattatccTTTTCAGCATGAATTTATAGTATAATGTTCAATGGCTCAACTCTTTTTTCCCGCGTGTTATATTGATATAGAAGTATTAAAGTTAAGGATATTTTTGTCCCATATGGCACCAATATCTTCtaagataaaagaataaataaattaaaccagCAATTAGATTGATagtttgaaagttttaattaattgatatgtaTTCTCAATTAAGTTCATCAAAGATCAAGAAATTGTTTGAACGTCTAAGATGCTGTCGTCAAGATGTTGCTTTCAAATAGATATTAACATGAATTGTGATTTTAAGAAATTAgcattatttagtttattataaaaaaaaatgaaactctcGTATTTCTGCGAGAAGGGGAGATAACTATCCAACAATGTCCGATAAAGTATTATGTCAACTTTTTTATTGCCATCaacctcaaattaaaaaatttttgctgtAGATTACACAGCATTCTAGACTCTATATTATGAAACATAATTATTAACTCAATTTTCCAGGATGAATCCAAAACAATTCTCTATTAAATCTTATATCGTTGTTTGAATTAAAGCCTTTCTGGTGTCTTCTGTCACTGAAATCCTAAAGATTATGTACATACTATACGGGCCcagtaatttttacaaaattaaatgtagGAAGATGCATTATAGCTTTAAATTATGTACATTTAAAGAATCTTGGAAAGGTGAATGTTTCTGCTAGCTCACGGGATTTCCAACTGAAAGCACAATGTTATACTGGCATGTGTAACATTGAATAATTATACAATTTGCTATATTCTTTTCAGGTCGTCTGGCCTGAATGGTTCCTCTTCTCATCTGGTAACTCCTAATCCTCTCATAACAACCTTCAAAGGCAAAAAATCACACAAAACCTCACTTTTTGATCGCTTGCCAGACGAATTGATCTTGAGGATCTTTTCATTTTTGTCCAGCAACCAACTCTGTGTGTGTGCTCGAGTTTGTAGACGATGGTATTTTTTAGCATGGGAACCTCAACTGTGGACTACAGTATGTCTCAGTAGTGAAAAAATCAATGTTGACAAAGGACTGAAAACTTTGTTTCGCCTTTTGTGCAGAGACTCACCGACGGTGTGTTTAGCAGTTGAAAGAATTTCTCTCAGTGGTTGTTGTAAACTGACAGACAAAGGATTGTTTACTATTGCTAGAAAATGTCCTGAGCTCAAAACAATGGAGATAAAAGGTTGCTCTCTAGTGACTAATGCAGGAATAGCAGAAGTGATGGCAAGATGCGTCAGTGTTGCAAGGCTTGATCTAACAGGTAAGAAATCTTTTCTTataggtttttaaattattttccaaacatatttttcaacagttaatgatatttaaaagttcagtatgaacgaattaaaaaaaaattgcatgctataaaatgtttttaaaaaaaattgtaatagtctTTTCAAAGTGTTGATAAACGGTAGCTACAATTAGTGCTTTGAAAGTTGCAGGTTAACAAATCaattaaattgtgtaaaaaataaaagtttgcaggcagattgaattcatttaaatttaactttttgaatttcttttctttatccaTTGACATACTATCTAGAATTTTCTTTGAGCAGAAACTTATAGATTTTAAAacctataaattattttgattacattatataaaaaaagagtgcTTACTCAATACtctctattaaaataaatttgtcatgaaGGTAATTATTAACAGATATCATTGTCTTTAGAAAATTgctaaaaagaaggaaattttcaaaaaagggtTACATAATTTGGCAGAATTTGCGTATCAgatcaaaaaggaaattttgatatcttttattaGTTAATCAAATTGTCATtggtatggaaataaaataattaaataattctgctcgtagaattacttttttcatcctgattgaattttaatttaaagaaacattttaatttttttaattgctgtaaCGCATCTTGATATGAGTTCATTATAGGCGTACCGAATAACACTAAATGAATAACAATCCATTTAGCTCCctagaaatatttattgctaCGAACAGGTTATTcttgttaatttctttatttgagaGATGTTTTGGacttaaaattatcgatttgtacaaaaaaaaaaagaatcgaattTCTGAATTGAGTATGCAATACTAAAGGGTAGCATCGCTACATCTTACtccaaaattattgataaaaatagattacttaattaagaatgaaattaataaacactATTAAATctctatttctcattttttttctaaatgatagtggcatttaaaaaaaaaattgaagatcttTATTTAGCGGGAGGCGGGTCGATCAGAGTAATTATGAGTAATAAGAGAGACGAtcagaaatttctttgaattgatTAACTGTGTATTAGAtgaacaacaacaataaaaaatattaaagaaataataacttgATTTTCTTGATAAGATTACATCTCCCGTGACATTTATCGGAAGAGTTTCTGTTACACTGAACACAATGTAAAAGTATAGTGTGAGAGTGAGAATAAGAGTTTCATGTTTTAGTTGTACTTCCATTACTCAaagaaaaatgagcaaaaatatcttaatctaatgatatttcactcatttattagcgtttcacaaaagaaaaactaataaataaaatgtatttaaaacagcTTTTTATGGATTGTTAAGATAAACTAATTCCTTTCTTTTAGGAGTTCTTGAAGCAGTAAATTGCAGTAGTTTCTTTCAATTCGTCATTCagatttctaaaaacatttaaactgTAAACCCTAAACCAAATTTAAGTCAATCAGTTTGACGAAAACTATTCTTGAATCAACGAAAAGGTCACAactaataatggaataaaattactCTCCACTCTCTAACAGCGATTTAAATCTCCTAATTAAATTGTTCGTTGCAcgacaacaaaaattaaatatagatagaTTTGTCTCTCGCAATTGAGGAAGTGGAggagaatttatatattttcattatgcaAAAACAGCCGCCAAGCATTTGAATTTATGACCTCGATTAATGAtagaaagttagaaaataaaatcgtCTTCCTCCTAACAATATTTTgagtttgaattgttttaaatcgATGAAGATAAATTGAACGCAATGCATAATGCATCATGAAGTATAGTATCTTAATATTCATTCAAGtaccttattttaataaatgaatcggATCGTGGCATTCGAGACTTCCTAATGATCTTGAAAAGCAACTTCTACATAGATACACTGCGTGTAATATCACACACGCATTCATCAATCACCATATGTTAATTATAGCATTTGCTCTCTTTATCGAGAGCTTCTTCAGTCGTAACAATGGAAGagcaaaatgtttcattttttttttcgatcctTTTTAATAATCTGTTGACAACTAAGTTTTGATTTGTCTTATCGTAgcatatacattttatttccatgGATTTGCAAGCATGGATTTCTTAAATGAGGGGCTGCGGTCCTAAATAAAAGCATGCAAAACGTTACGGTGCCTGGATCTACATTCTTAAATATCTGCAAgcaaaaaatattgacaaatagatataaaaatttattaagataatgtAGGACATTAAAAAGTTTGGAAAGTTTTTCGCTGAATGTCAATAAATTTCTTAGAGAATGCAAAGTCAAAGGTCTATAAAAAATTAGTAGTGgatattttgtattgtttctaAAAGTTATTTCCTTCAGAATCATTCGGACTCCTTTTCTGAAAACCATGGCTATCTTAACGATGAACACGGTGAATGCTTTCACCAGGATattgagaaaatagaaaaaaaaataccaaggaAGCTGatccaataaaattttggaagattactgatataaattttttaattatttttcagataaaatgcataagtgattattttaaactttgagaaaaaattttaatccacGTGTGTACcttatattattaatagagatgaattaatatttcatttttttaaaaatgttttaccgTTTAcggtttgaaataaattttttgccatTATAACatgttccaaaaaaattatttctactgtaaaatatatatgtagtttGAAAAGTATATTCAGCCGCGCTTTAAGTCATTTCCTTTATGGCTTTGAATGTGAGATCAGTTTAATAAATCAGAAACCCTGAGATTATTTTCAGCTTCTATGATtacacttaataaaaaatttttaagttattaaaaaatatttagatgcaaaaagtatatgcaaataatataatgcaaaaatcgCATTATATCATTCTGTCCTTGCTAATGTGATTACTCATCGTACTTAAATTAATCTGCTATtgataattaagatataaatactTCGCACGAATTATTTAGCTTCTGGATACACATAGGTGAAGAAAATTCATCTTCCTTCACCTTTGATTTATATACTAATGGAAAAAATTACGTaacgttttaaataatggaaaacatTATTGTAAcgctttaaaattctaaataaattcttcgtatttatatattaaaaatcttaagcTCTAAGAAGGAGGGGATCATTGGATTGGAAAGATTTTGTTGATAATTCCAGACTTCGATAACGAAACATTCTGTTATCAGCAGAGGTGTACCTACATAATATACCCGTCAGAGTAAATGCCAAAACAGCGCCCCaccccaattttttaaaattgctacaaTCCTCGTATTCTTTACCCATCCATCCACccccaaaaaattgtttttccggGACGAGAAGTTGAAGTTAAGcctaaataattaaacaattaattaattgattgatataaatgatttttgaactAATATAACCCACATGCTGATCAATACATCTTAATTATTCAAACAGtttaattaagctattaattaaatttaagtaatatatgcAGAAGCTATAAAGGGAAAATGTAGCAAACATGcgtaaaagcatttaaaatcctattttaaagcGCAATGACAAACAAATCGAAATTTACATTATACGAGATTATTTTGGAGAGAAATTCTGTAAGAATATCAGCGTTTATTTCGGTCCTGAAGAGATCAATAGAAtgcatacaaattttatatttttctaattattcaaaacttttactCGAATAGatatgaatttcttatttcaatctTTCTTCATTGGTTTAAACCAATATTATATCAAACATTTCCTAAGCAAAGATAgcaaaattctatattatatatacataaactttcgaaatgattaaaaaaaattttaaaatattctatgataCATCATTATGATGCcttttagaaaatgtataatgCCTTTATATATAGTAATACTAATAGAGAAATTTGTTTCTAATCTGTCTGTCCATTGACACATCAAaccaaattgttaaaattaatgtgaCCAAACTtgatacaaatatactttggtgGATGAAAATGTGTACTTTAAAGCAATTCTTCCAGAAAcgaattagttttatttaatcaaacatGAACCGAAATTTCGATAGTCTTAGTgatgaattctgaaatattatccCAAACAAAATTAATCACCAACTATAttacctaaaaataaataataaaaaaatgatagcaacctaaaactcaaaaaaaaaaaaatttttttttcaatgatatatttagttgttcaattttaataaaatgttaaaaaaatatggtaaaaatgaaatttatgtcagGCTAATTTTCTTGTTTCATTAAATCGTTTTTACTCTTAGGCAATAAAAAGTAGTTTCAGTAGTAAAAGTAGAATTTCATAACCTCTAAAACTATAAAACCTCTAACTATACATTTCATACAATTGGCAATTCTACTTATTTTGAGacttaaaaaaatctatagcAGATAATTtccgttatttatttattcgatataattaaattaattatatctctactaataataagatgaattaaattaattatatctctactaataataagatgaattaaattaattatatctctactaataataagatGAAAGTTTGCGTCGGAGCTGTACAGGCTTGATCGTTagacttagagctaccaaacttggcacatatatactttggagcatgggaatgtgcacctcgaagcgatattttaaaattttaattagaattttaatttattaaaaagtgaagtgaattaaactataatttccaaaaatattgcagtagaaaaaaaaagtagcagcatcttaaaattcaaaaaactgtCTTTACAATGACACCAAATTTTTTGCCATGTAATGTTTCttactattataaattatttttttaaatatcttaatagtattttcaaacaatatatttcatcgtTTAAGTGAAATTCAACTTACTATTATAAATGTTTCttactattataaattattttttaaatatcttaatagtatttttaaacaatatatttcattgttgaagtgaaattcaaacCTTTCGCATTACTGCTACTAATACGTCAGCCTGGCTGTTTTTCCATTATTGTagtcaaaatatgaagattcgacTATTCTTCCATGTTGAATAGGTTTAAGGACATGTTTTTATTAAGATGTTTGATAATTTGATgtacttttaattaatgtttaagttCAGAAACACGCAATGGTGCACAATTTTTAAAGTGCCTCCATTTTAAAATAGTGGTGTTTTTCCTATAATATAATTGGTTGTATGAAGATCTAGtagatagaaaattaaagaaatgcaaagcacaatgaacagaatggtgaaagcttttgaaataatgtaacttatatatataccaaattttgaagtttaaaattattttactgagaAAACAATCGAAACTTTTAGTAACCACAAATCTCGGCGAACCAATTGGTCTCAAAGGAagctaataatttataaacaccagatataaatttaatgattcattCCAACAAATGATTCATTCTTTAAGAAATCAAGAGTTTACAAATAGAATCATTGGAATTTGattccagaaattaaaatttaaataaagaaactaaaaataattaaaatggagataatctttttaataaagcataaatgataactctgattttaatttttaaaatgtttatatatggaattttaaaaatgtagaaatccaattcaagaatatatttttcaaaacaattaacattattttttttttatcaatttacaaTCGTAACTTGGCAAAATAATGTGAAAACTGATTgatttaaaattcgttttattttaatactgcaGTGAGAATTTGACTAGGACAAGCTTTCAAAAGAGCCTCTGAGATTAGTTGTTTTTAAcgaaaatgtaattcaaaaattcgGAAACTTTTTTTCATCGAATTATACTTAAGAAAATGTCATAATTACCGATGCcctaattattgaaaaaaaatttttttaaatactgattaaaatctttactttttaagaaattaactaaaattaacatatttttttttaaaaattaaaaatattttttttttgaaattaagtgaaaattaatttaatgcgtctaaaaaataaataagtaaaactaaACATTCAGCTCTTTAATAATCgtaaatgtaacatattttgaatttttataaaatatatatctattctattgaatttaatgagattttgtaACTATAGAAGAATtgtttatctaattatttaatgataaataataaacagttaattaatgattatttcctGAAAGAAATTCTCTGAACCAGTTTGTTAAATAGAACTTAACTGAAGTAGGAATTTGTTTTCAAGCGCAATGCTAATTTTATGGGGTGGGTCAAGCTTTCTTTTTACATTGTTCTGAAtcgaatttataatgaaatgaattcattccAGCTTCAAAAAGTACCAAAATATCCAATTAATAGTTTCTTACTCTATCTACCCCTcttcaatcatatatatatataaaactgcagtatttgaaaataaatcgaaataactgaatatatagaaatattaaatgaaataaaaaaaaaaaaagtattcatttttcttttcaagattttttttttaagttctgaagtttaagagtaaaaaaatacttttttttttaattcagctaaTTTTTTCCCTCCAGCTGCCCCACCTTAAACACGCCACTTGTTATTAGTATTAAAACTTGTTGTAATGtgcaaaatctcattttaaaattgaagttattattattaggtAAAATTCGCAATGAAGTTGTGTAACAGGTAGTATTTACTGATTCCCTCGCTTCCAATAACCTGGAAGATCAGCCATTCGCAGTGttatttctcattaatatttaGCATTTCATCTCTCTTatgtttgttataatttttttctccctttaaaCGTTTATTCAAAAACAGTGTAAGCACATTAACACTTATTTATGTtatacagttataaaaaataatttaaataaagcaacGTTCCCAAAGCACAGAAGAAAATTCAGctcttttatttataactatttacttctgaaaaataattctctTCAGACGAtaaatgtttctgtattttttctGCACTGTGTCAGCCCACTGCAGCAAATATTGATACTAAAAAACTAGTTATATTTATGCTGTTTTGATACTGAATTTTAACTAGTGGaaagaatagagaaaataattttatttaacagtcGAGAATACTATATAATCTAGATCAGGGTCTCtggtccttttttttttgtttgtttttgttttgtttgtttgtttgcttttgttTGTACTTCTTTTGGGCGgaagaaaaattttcctttcttctaAATAAAGGAACTATTGCTTTAAAATCCAAGACTGGGCAGTGAGACTGGTTTCTAGGGGGCGGTGCGAGTTTTTTGAGATGCATTTGCCTCTACTGATAAAGcacaggtggcagtagaaaagcgatgtctattttttttctctttcttgcGAATGCTATTTcctgtttcttttctttgaaaaatttctctGCCTTTGATTTATCAGCATAATCTTGAAACCcacacttttcaaaatttactccaaaagataaatatttagaaaaaaaccaACGAAAGTTATGGGATGCAACTGAATGGATAAGAATCGCCATGGCTTAGAATCAGTAGAATAGCGGTCAGAAACAAAGGGGTTTACCGATGCCCTAGGCATCTGCCTTATGGAGCGCACAAGAAGACCAAACATTTTATCGTTTATTCCATGTTTTTAGGGCTATAATTAAaggaggagaaaaaaatattatgcatctaTACcatattaatacttaaaatgaaaGTGGCCAGTTTCTGAACTTCGATATGGGATACTGTAGACGCCAGATGTGCAGCCCGGTACGTTGACTTGAAGAAAGTATTATACAAActccacaaaataaataaaat encodes the following:
- the LOC129958366 gene encoding F-box/LRR-repeat protein 7-like encodes the protein MACPKPTMEFYFNESRGVESTTDTSDTFSVSSTSKAHLDLRGSLYKPKLDPLSPYGGLAGRASPGHDLGYHTLLTRDSVTPTPTHTPTASRRTFDMLSCSSSSFRWSDVPSSMCNTSPYPRSSDMMTPPPRNQTVSSVASSNSNSRSSGLNGSSSHLVTPNPLITTFKGKKSHKTSLFDRLPDELILRIFSFLSSNQLCVCARVCRRWYFLAWEPQLWTTVCLSSEKINVDKGLKTLFRLLCRDSPTVCLAVERISLSGCCKLTDKGLFTIARKCPELKTMEIKGCSLVTNAGIAEVMARCVSVARLDLTGCQQVTTIQPRSLSNDRSDSVLDHPSNSALHVPPQIVHHHQLFLQYLDLTDCYCLEDLGLITILRNSPQLSHLYLRRCVQITDGGVKAIASYCAMLKELSISDCILVTDFGIYELAKLGSNLRYLSVAKCDQISDAGIKQIARHCYRLRYLNVRGCEAVSDHSMELLARSCSRLRALDIGKCDVTDAGLRVLSEHCPNLKKLSVKSCDLITDQGIQSIAFYCRGLQQLNIQDCNISVDGYRTVKKFCKRCIIEHTNPGFC